Proteins encoded together in one Lathamus discolor isolate bLatDis1 chromosome 3, bLatDis1.hap1, whole genome shotgun sequence window:
- the LOC136010179 gene encoding nucleolar RNA helicase 2-like, giving the protein MPEAARFSASSGTESDPECPMESESAIESSRRRRKKEKKEKKSKRHDKSRRRKTQMDESEQSEDDIDPPKLKKSRSGVKQNGHMREESPENAKLSTLNSKSSHKKGHSNSSETSSGDGDSEPEQEMTEEQKEGAFSNFSISKGTVQLLQARGVTYLFPVQVKTFNPVYSGKDVIAQARTGTGKTFSFAIPLIEKLQGDSQERRRGRSPKVLVLCPTRELANQVAKDFKDITKKLTVACFYGGTPYNGQIDLMRSGIDILVGTPGRIKDHLQNGKLDLTKVKHVVLDEVDQMLDMGFAEQVEDILRVAYKKDSEDNPQTLLFSATCPHWVYDVAKKYMKSRYEQIDLIGKRTQKAATTVEHLAIECHWSQRAAVIGDVIQVYSGSYGRTIVFCETKKEANELALNASIKQDCQSLHGDIPQKQREITLKGFRNGTFKVLVATNVAARGLDIPEVDLVVQSSPPKDVESYIHRSGRTGRAGRTGICICFYQRKEEHQLRYVEQKAGITFKRVGVPTATDIIKASSKDAIRCLDSVPQTAIEYFKESARFLIEEKGPVNALAAALAHISGATSIEQRSLLNSDAGFVTMILSCSEEINNMSYAWRKLRELLGDDVDRKVNRMCFLKGKMGVCFDIPAADQKEIEAKWEDSKQWRLCVATELPELVESQRGGGGGSGGNGRNFSGSRSGRRGGSGRNRFRSRGQKRSFDRAFDR; this is encoded by the exons ATGCCTGAAGCTGCCCGGTTTAGCGCCAGCAGCGGGACCGAGTCGGATCCCGAGTGCCCCATGGAGAGCGAGTCAGCCATAGAGAGCAGCCGCCGGCGGCGCAAG aaggagaaaaaagagaagaaatctaAGCGCCATGACAAATCTCGGAGAAGAAAGACTCAGATGGATGAAAGTGAGCAGTCGGAGGATGACATTGATCCCCCTAAACTCAAGAAATCAAGGAGTGGAGTTAAACAAAACGGCCATATGAGAGAAGAAAGCCCAGAGAATGCAAAATTATCTACCTTAAACAGTAAATCCAGCCACAAAAAAGGGCACAGTAATTCAAGTGAAACATCAAGTGGTGATGGTGACAGTGAGCCAGAACAG GAGAtgactgaagaacagaaagaaggtGCTTTCTCCAATTTTTCTATTTCCAAAGGGACTGTGCAGCTTCTTCAAG CTCGAGGAGTGACCTACCTGTTTCCTGTGCAAGTGAAGACCTTCAACCCAGTATATTCTGGCAAAGATGTAATTGCTCAAGCACGAACTGGAACAGGGAAAACATTCTCTTTTGCTATTCCCTTAATTGAAAAACTTCAGGGGGACTCGCAGGAAAGAAGAAGAGGCCGTTCACCAAAG GTACTAGTTCTTTGCCCAACAAGAGAGTTGGCAAACCAGGTTGCCAAAGATTTCAAGGACATCACAAAAAAGCTAACAGTAGCTTGTTTTTATGGAGGAACTCCATACAATGGACAAA TTGATCTCATGAGAAGTGGCATTGACATTTTGGTTGGGACACCTGGGCGAATCAAAGACCATCTTCAGAACGGCAAGCTGGACCTTACCAAGGTGAAACATGTTGTACTTGATGAAGTTGACCAGATGCTGGACATGGGATTTGCTGAGCAAGTGGAAGACATTTTACGTGTTGCATACAAAAAGG ATTCTGAAGACAATCCCCAGACACTGCTGTTCTCTGCAACTTGCCCACATTGGGTGTATGATGTGGCTAAGAAATACATGAAGTCTAGATATGAACAGATTGACCTTATTGGGAAGAGAACTCAAAAGGCTGCTACAACAGTAGAA CATTTGGCAATTGAGTGTCACTGGTCTCAGAGAGCTGCTGTTATTGGAGATGTCATTCAGGTCTACAGTGGCAGCTACGGGAGGACTATTGTCTTTTGTGAGACcaaaaaagaggcaaatgaACTGGCTCTGAATGCTTCAATCAAACAG GATTGCCAGTCATTGCATGGTGACATTCCTCAGAAGCAAAGAGAGATCACGCTGAAAGGTTTTAGAAATGGTACATTTAAAGTTCTGGTTGCAACCAATGTAGCTGCCCGTGGCTTAGATATCCCTGAAGTTGACCTGGTTGTACAAAGCTCACCACCAAAG GATGTGGAGTCCTATATCCATCGCTCTGGACGCACAGGTCGAGCAGGACGGACTGGGATCTGTATCTGTTTTTATCAGCGAAAGGAAGAACATCAGTTAAGATACGTGGAACAGAAAGCG GGCATTACATTCAAGCGTGTTGGTGTTCCTACTGCAACTGATATAATAAAGGCTTCCAGCAAAGATGCCATCAG gtGTCTGGATTCTGTTCCTCAAACTGCTATTGAGTATTTCAAAGAATCTGCTCGGTTTCTAATAGAAGAAAAGGGACCAGTTAATGCTCTAGCTGCAGCTCTAGCTCATATTTCAGGTGCTACTTCCATTGAACAGCGTTCCCTGCTGAACTCAGATGCG GGATTTGTTACAATGATACTAAGCTgttcagaagaaataaacaatATGAGCTATGCTTGGCGAAAACTGCGAGAACTGTTAGGTGACGATGTTGATAGGAAGGTGAACAGAATGTGTTTCCTCAAGGGAAAAATG GGTGTGTGCTTTGATATTCCTGCAGCAGACCAAAAGGAAATAGAG GCAAAATGGGAAGATTCAAAACAATGGCGTTTGTGCGTGGCAACTGAATTACCTGAGTTAGTAGAATCacagcgaggaggaggaggaggaagtggaGGAAATGGCCGAAACTTCTCAGGCTCCAGAAGCGGGCGGCGGGGTGGCTCTGGTAGAAACAGATTCAGAAGCAGAGGCCAGAAGCGGAGTTTCGACAGAGCATTTGATCGTTAA
- the STOX1 gene encoding storkhead-box protein 1: MNPLSQSNSISLAERICRTISDMNMDLVMVTQETLTDQLVKNYPGIAVPSHNILYNILGTLIKERKIYHTGEGYFIVTPNTYFITNDAKEDNRRVTLEDSCCCSSSSITYLVNIGLCADLVKENIPTVFCYRSCHCFPDQNMLCDKRHVQLMNYDCKGGYKKSCSELRPSIQTQGISASAENRFWDTIKSLTSVKQKTKSKRFGRSLFWRRASRKEKRKEEYSTFSAQFPPKEWPVRDEDDLDNIPRDVEHEIIKHINPVLTVENLIKHTILMQKFEEQKNCTSKGTSAEVSILRPNHLSKDCIQKTQNKTAKQTRKTKSKKEKQISRRNRTSYIHELTSQNQKLEDNLLLPIGNQQPSDVAVASHVIYKKQIKNPFQGLSWRCNFNTKGHKGTLNSQLKSRTRKQERALQRPRSLDSSKTFDHETEELATKTQADKAKQSTPHTNKSSLQLKKDSFSKNFSHPQGSTLQKDNTNKYFLESNILERNIYRRSVKQSPGDNKTSLHSYTEGNVECKEDAKFSLHLKDEHCRCEADTVCELLDQTANEFQNVHLSNYTANINLVKKTGVKYRQKTGKQSELMFKYDCASHPGSMNLESDGFTGNCHLLYEKAHDGDNCNTLLLDDNSEGKEPCHLPPSHAFSDIRNWIKAAQKVGTAMSLKNCEINTYPIQYDATVTKHHSGDHGYEESATFAKPIDGSKEYPKPDFMEESCLCSQVLPLGHRKEEGTGLAECAKASAGADFGHTDEADSDADTSQNFIYEMGKEVACCALGSQIKEMRNPLGRKDLFFKNTCTLIPGQKQSERTENHSITGDSGIDSPRWTEKKMKLPAKF; encoded by the exons ATGAATCCTCTGTCGCAGTCAAACTCCATTTCTCTGGCAGAAAGAATATGCCGTACCATATCGGACATGAACATGGATCTTGTGATGGTCACGCAGGAAACTTTAACGGACCAGCTAGTGAAAAATTATCCAG GCATTGCAGTCCCCTCCCACAATATCTTATATAATATCCTTGGTACTCTAATTAAAGAACGGAAAATCTACCATACAGGAGAAGGATACTTCATTGTGACTCCCAACACATACTTTATCACAAATGATGCCAAGGAAGACAACAGAAGAGTCACATTGGAGGACAGTTGTTGCTGTTCATCATCTTCCATCACTTACCTGGTAAACATTGGGCTTTGTGCAGACttagtgaaagaaaacattcctACAGTATTCTGTTATAGATCCTGCCATTGTTTCCCTGACCAGAATATGCTCTGTGATAAAAGACATGTTCAGCTAATGAACTATGACTGTAAAGGAGGATATaagaaaagctgcagtgaaCTGAGGCCTTCAATTCAAACTCAAGGGATCTCTGCATCTGCTGAAAACCGTTTCTGGGACACCATCAAATCACTGAcatctgtgaaacagaaaacgAAAAGCAAAAGGTTTGGCCGTAGCCTTTTCTGGAGAAGAGcttctagaaaagaaaaacgTAAGGAGGAGTATTCCACTTTTTCAGCCCAGTTTCCTCCCAAGGAGTGGCCAGTCCGGGATGAAGATGACCTAGATAATATTCCACGTGATGTTGAACATGAAATCATCAAGCATATTAACCCTGTTCTTACAGTTGAAAATTTGATTAAACACACAATATTAATGCAGAAGTTTGAGGAGCAGAAAAATTGTACCAGTAAGGGTACCTCAGCTGAAGTGTCAATACTCAGGCCAAACCACCTTTCAAAGGACTGTAttcaaaagacacaaaataaaacagcaaaacagaccaggaaaacaaaatcaaagaaagagaaacaaattaGCAGAAGAAACAGGACATCTTACATACATGAGCTAACATCTCAAAATCAGAAACTGGAAGACAACCTTTTGCTGCCTATTGGAAACCAGCAGCCATCTGATGTAGCAGTAGCATCCCATGTCATatataaaaaacaaattaagaacCCTTTTCAGGGTCTGTCATGGAGATGCAACTTTAACACAAAAGGGCACAAAGGTACTCTGAATAGTCAGCTGAAGTCCAGGACTCGAAAACAAGAAAGGGCTCTACAAAGGCCCCGGTCTTTGGACTCCTCAAAAACCTTTGACCATGAAACCGAAGAGCTGGCTACAAAGACACAGGCTGACAAAGCTAAGCAAAGCACACCACACACTAATAAGTCTTCCCTCCAACTGAAGAAAGACAGTTTTAGTAAAAACTTTAGTCATCCACAAGGCAGTACTTTGCAAAAAGATAATACAAACAAATACTTCCTGGAGAGTaatattttggaaagaaatatcTACAGAAGATCAGTAAAACAAAGTCCCGGGGATAATAAAACATCCCTTCACTCCTACACTGAAGGAAATGTTGAGTGCAAAGAAGATGCAAAATTTTCATTACATCTGAAAGATGAGCATTGCAGATGCGAAGCTGACACTGTATGTGAGTTATTAGATCAAACAGCAAATGAATTTCAAAATGTCCACCTTTCAAATTATACAGCCAACATTAACCTGGTAAAAAAAACTGGTgtgaaatacagacaaaaaacTGGTAAACAGAGTGAACTTATGTTTAAATATGATTGTGCCAGCCACCCTGGATCAATGAATCTGGAAAGTGATGGATTTACTGGTAACTGCCATCTTCTGTATGAAAAAGCACATGATGGTGACAACTGCAACACATTACTTCTGGATGACAATTCTGAAGGTAAAGAACCATGTCACCTGCCTCCTAGCCATGCTTTTTCAGATATAAGAAACTGGATCAAAGCTGCACAAAAGGTGGGGACAGCTATGTCCCTAAAAAACTGTGAGATTAATACTTACCCCATCCAGTACGACGCAACTGTAACTAAACATCACTCTGGAGACCACGGATATGAAGAAAGTGCTACTTTTGCAAAACCAATTGATGGCTCAAAAGAGTATCCAAAACCAGATTTTATGGAAGAAAGTTGTTTATGCAGTCAGGTTCTTCCGTTAGgtcacagaaaggaagaaggaactgGCCTTGCTGAATGTGCAAAAGCTTCAGCTGGAGCAGATTTCGGACACACTGATGAGGCTGACTCAGATGCTGACACTTCGCAGAACTTCATTTATGAAATGGGCAAAGAGGTGGCATGTTGTGCTTTGGGCTCACAGATCAAAGAAATGAGAAACCCTCTGGGAAGAAAAGATCTGTTTTTTAAGAATACATGTACTCTGATACCTGGACAGAAACAGtcagaaaggacagaaaaccaCAGCATTACAGGAGACAGTGGAATTGACTCCCCAAG ATGGACTGAAAAGAAGATGAAGCTTCCTGCCAAATTCTAA